A single window of Solanum dulcamara chromosome 5, daSolDulc1.2, whole genome shotgun sequence DNA harbors:
- the LOC129890428 gene encoding protein TIFY 5A-like — protein MKRKCNLELRLVPPAPYFDSMENKESIDEEKKHRELTIFYDGKVVVSHATELQAKAIIHLASRKMKENTKTPSPLSEPPSPLLQSQMEVSMKKSLQRFLQRRKNRTQVISPYYHQQQ, from the exons ATGAAGAGAAAGTGTAATTTGGAGCTGAGACTTGTTCCTCCTGCCCCATACTTCGACTCCAT GGAAAATAAAGAAAGCAtagatgaagagaagaaacaTCGGGAGTTAACAATATTCTATGATGGAAAAGTTGTGGTTTCTCACGCTACTGAGCTTCAG GCTAAAGCTATAATACATCTCGCAAGTAGAAAAATGAAGGAGAACACAAAAACACCATCACCACTTTCAGAGCCACCATCACCATTATTACAATCTCAAATGGAGGTTTCCATGAAGAAATCACTACAAAGATTTCTCCAGAGGAGAAAAAATAGAACTCAAGTAATTTCTCcatattatcatcaacaacaataa